The Arctopsyche grandis isolate Sample6627 chromosome 5, ASM5162203v2, whole genome shotgun sequence genome includes a window with the following:
- the Dhpr gene encoding dihydropteridine reductase → MSVSRVLIYGGRGALGEACVSHFKANNWWVASVDLHPNEAADTSITVNSEASWVDQEKNVLEAIATALAGEKLNAVVCVAGGWAGGNAAKELSKAADLMWRQSVWSSTISASVAANHLAPGGFLALTGAKAALEGTPSMIGYGMAKAAVHQLTKSLGSEFSGLPENSMAVAIMPITLDTPMNRKWMANADFTTWTPLSFVAEMFLKWGKGQDRPKSGSILTLITKNSETQLTVE, encoded by the coding sequence ATGTCTGTGAGTCGCGTTCTCATTTACGGTGGCAGGGGAGCTCTTGGGGAAGCTTGTGTCTCTCACTTCAAAGCCAACAACTGGTGGGTGGCCAGCGTAGATCTCCATCCCAACGAAGCTGCCGACACCAGCATCACCGTCAACTCTGAAGCTTCTTGGGTGGATCAAGAGAAGAATGTCCTGGAAGCAATCGCCACTGCTTTGGCCGGAGAGAAGCTGAACGCCGTGGTTTGTGTAGCTGGAGGATGGGCTGGTGGAAATGCAGCCAAGGAATTGAGCAAAGCTGCCGATCTCATGTGGAGGCAGTCTGTCTGGAGCTCTACCATCTCGGCTTCCGTTGCAGCTAACCACCTGGCTCCAGGAGGTTTCTTGGCCCTCACTGGTGCTAAAGCAGCTCTCGAAGGTACCCCCTCGATGATTGGGTATGGCATGGCCAAAGCTGCCGTTCACCAGTTGACCAAATCTCTGGGCTCTGAATTTTCTGGCTTACCCGAGAACTCTATGGCTGTCGCTATCATGCCTATAACTCTCGATACTCCTATGAACAGGAAGTGGATGGCCAACGCAGACTTTACCACCTGGACTCCTCTCTCGTTCGTCGCTGAAATGTTCCTCAAATGGGGCAAAGGCCAAGACAGACCCAAGAGTGGCAGTATTTTGACCCTCATCACTAAAAACAGCGAAACTCAGCTCACAGTCGAATAA
- the LOC143911760 gene encoding (Lyso)-N-acylphosphatidylethanolamine lipase-like, producing the protein MFVSVAAALFLIGAAFAMTRRNKRNSVETNGWEPGWYNWSKSSAALLGSAEKRILSSLRTSYNGRYIDIGPIVGDGDKVWTLSFNETSEKTPLVLLHGLGAGVALWVMNLDELADNRPVHAIDLLGFGRSSRPSFSLDGKVVEMQMVTFLEEWRRKMKLDNFILLGHSLGGFLAASYTMQYPERVKHLILADAWGIPESPPNVFEYYKLPMWVRMIFYVLRPLNPLWPLRAAGPWGESLVGKARANLVAKFASFLPQAEDVIPQYIHQCNSQKPSGESAFHAMMHMWAFAKIPIVRRMHRLDSNTRLTMLFGAKSWVDSSIGYSIQKDLRNSTVDVHIIPEAGHHVYLDQPEIFNKFVLDVCYCEDEIDPNSQSNVDNSAVKSDDVKSNGNILISKNIDK; encoded by the exons ATGTTCGTGTCGGTGGCGGCTGCATTATTCCTGATCGGAGCCGCTTTTGCCATGACTAGAAGAAATAAACGAAACTCCGTCGAGACCAA cGGTTGGGAACCAGGATGGTATAATTGGTCTAAATCCTCAGCCGCACTTTTGGGATCGGCAGAAAAAAGAATACTTTCCA GTTTGAGAACGAGTTATAATGGACGATATATCGATATTGGTCCTATTGTGGGCGATGGTGATAAAGTTTGGACACTCTCTTTCAATGAAACGTCGGAAAAAACACCGTTGGTACTGTTGCATGGTCTCGGAGCTGGAGTCGCTCTGTGGGTGATGAATCTGGACGAGCTTGCAGACAATCGGCCCGTACATGCAATCGATCTATTAG GCTTCGGCCGCAGCTCAAGACCGTCGTTTAGCTTGGACGGTAAAGTGGTCGAAATGCAAATGGTTACATTCTTGGAAGAATGGCGTCGTAAAATGAAACTTGATAATTTTATCCTGTTGGGTCATAGTTTAGGTGGATTTTTAGCAGCTTCATACACGATGCAATATCCTGAAAG AGTGAAGCATTTAATACTCGCCGATGCTTGGGGTATACCTGAGAGTCCACCGAATGTTTTCGAATATTACAAGCTTCCGATGTGGGTCCGTATGATATTTTACGTCCTTCGACCCCTGAATCCTTTGTGGCCTCTCAGGGCAGCTGGTCCCTGGGGTGAGAGCCTCGTAGGTAAAGCGCGTGCCAATCTAGTGGCGAAATTTGCCTCGTTCCTTCCACAAGCGGAAGATGTGATCCCTCAATATATCCATCAATGCAATTCTCAAAAACCGAG TGGAGAGAGTGCATTCCATGCGATGATGCATATGTGGGCTTTCGCTAAAATACCAATCGTCAGAAGAATGCATCGCTTGGATTCTAACACTCGACTTACCATGCTTTTTGGTGCCAAATCTTGGGTCGACAGTTCGATCGGATATTCTATTCAGAAAGACTTGCGAAACTCTACTGTTGACGTTCAC atTATTCCAGAAGCTGGACATCATGTATATCTAGATCAACcggaaatattcaataaatttgtgTTGGATGTTTGTTATTGTGAAGATGAAATCGATCCAAACTCTCAGTCTAACGTCGACAACTCGGCTGTAAAATCGGACGATGTAAAATCTAATGGAAACATATTGATATCAAAGAATATCGATAAATGA
- the LOC143911956 gene encoding ejaculatory bulb-specific protein 3-like: MRIFVFLLMTLSLVLAAKEKYTTKYDNVDVDRILANDRILNNYIKCMLDEGPCTAEGRELKKTLPDALANGCNKCNERQRSTTEKVFKHLTTKRPRDWDRLSKKFDPQGNYKKKYEEKFGRTI, translated from the exons ATGCGTATTTTTGTATTCTTGCTGATGACATTGTCATTGGTGTTGGCCGCTAAAGAAAAATACACAACAAAGTATGATAACGTAGACGTAGATCGTATCCTTGCCAACGACAGGATCCTCAACAATTACATCAAATGCATGTTGGACGAAGGACCTTGCACAGCTGAAGGAAGGGAATTGAAAA aGACTTTACCGGATGCTCTAGCTAACGGTTGCAACAAGTGCAATGAAAGACAAAGAAGCACAACTGAAAAAGTATTCAAACACTTGACAACGAAGAGACCCAGAGATTGGGATAGGCTATCAAAGAAATTCGATCCTCAGGGTAATTACAAGAAGAAGTACGAAGAAAAGTTCGGAAGAACGATTTAA
- the NijC gene encoding ninjurin C, producing the protein MEPKFVRNYTGQSSKEMATDVESSRDGAQISRIAEITIDTVKKIKGLDANRYATKKTIAQGMLDIALLTANASQLKYILQVGEKHEFYTLLLTLITVSIVLQVTAGVLFVVLGSFFDLNKPEDHKKADILNNVCLAINVLIVSVDVIVNVFFMRDDEAKLR; encoded by the exons ATGGAGCCGAAGTTCGTGAGAAATTATACCGGACAAAGTTCTAAAGAGATGGCCACCGATGTGGAGAGCTCTCGCGATGGAGCGCAAATTAGTCGAATTGCTGAAATTACTATCGATACTGTTAAAAAA ATCAAGGGACTCGATGCCAACAGATATGCTACTAAAAAGACCATCGCCCAGGGTATGCTGGATATAGCCCTGCTCACAGCAAATGCATCACAGCTCAAATACATCCTGCAAGTGGGAGAGAAGCACGAGTTCTACACTTTGCTGCTGACGCTAATCACCGTATCTATAGTTTTACAg gtTACCGCTGGTGTACTCTTTGTGGTACTGGGCTCATTCTTTGATCTGAACAAACCAGAAGACCACAAAAAAGCTGATATTCTCAACAACGTGTGCTTGGCAATAAATGTCTTGATCGTATCTGTGGACGTAAtcgtaaatgttttttttatgagaGACGATGAAGCTAAATTAAGataa